From a single Podarcis raffonei isolate rPodRaf1 chromosome 10, rPodRaf1.pri, whole genome shotgun sequence genomic region:
- the ERCC6L gene encoding DNA excision repair protein ERCC-6-like, with the protein MTQAEQESMNGNLEESLKLYSQADEIQPSESLKGCIKNLEEKLVTLDLDQESDEYVDVCRSGLLLYKEIHDKLFEHQKEGVAFLYSLFRDGRKGGILADDMGLGKTIQIIAFLSGMFDANLVRHVLLIMPVTLVNNWVQEFVKWAPGIRVKVFHGTSRKERRQNLERVQNKKGVLLTSYQMILANCEQLSTSDQQEFVWDYIILDEAHKIKSPSAKTTKSVYAIPAKNRILLTGTPVQNNLRELWALFDFACQGALLGTAKTFRMEYENPITKAREKDATPGEKALGLKISENLMTIIQPYFLRRSKGTIQTQSSERESCSPGEENSTAVLEMPSLPRKNDFIVWVYLAPMQEEIYRNFLDLDHIKELLMTTRSPLAELTVLKKLCDHPRLLSAQACIQLGLEVSGYSEQEEGEAGAVSDMTREIKHVPSQVLIEESGKLRFLLALLENLREEGHQTLVFSQSRKMLDIIECILTHRRFKVMRIDGTVTCLAEREKRIGTFQNDKGYSVFLLTTQVGGVGLTLTAASRVVIFDPSWNPATDAQAVDRAYRIGQKENVVIYRLITCGTVEERIYRRQVFKDSLIRQGTGDKKNPYRYFTKQELRELFTLEDTRSSVTQLQLQSLHANQRNSDLQLDEHIAYLHSLHMFGISDHDLMYSRETAHEEQPEDEEAHQYIEHRVQKAQELVQLESQLVDARQQKRPSRCLPCN; encoded by the coding sequence ATGACCCAAGCAGAGCAAGAATCCATGAACGGAAATCTGGAGGAATCCCTCAAACTTTACAGCCAGGCTGATGAAATCCAGCCCAGCGAAAGTCTGAAGGGGTGCATCAAAAACCTGGAGGAGAAGTTGGTGACCCTGGATTTGGATCAGGAGTCGGATGAATATGTGGACGTCTGTCGGAGTGGACTCCTGTTGTACAAGGAAATACACGACAAGTTGTTTGAGCATCAGAAGGAAGGTGTTGCCTTTTTGTACAGTCTCTTCCGGGATGGAAGGAAAGGTGGTATTCTGGCCGATGACATGGGCTTGGGAAAGACCATCCAGATCATCGCCTTTCTTTCAGGGATGTTCGATGCCAACCTGGTCAGGCACGTGCTACTCATCATGCCAGTTACCTTGGTTAACAACTGGGTGCAAGAGTTTGTCAAGTGGGCCCCGGGAATCCGGGTGAAGGTTTTCCACGGCACTAGCCGGAAGGAGCGGCGCCAAAACTTGGAACGGGTGCAGAACAAAAAGGGGGTCCTTCTCACCTCGTACCAAATGATCTTGGCCAACTGTGAACAGCTCTCCACTTCGGACCAGCAGGAGTTCGTCTGGGACTACATCATCTTGGACGAAGCGCACAAGATTAAATCGCCGTCGGCTAAAACCACCAAATCGGTGTATGCCATCCCCGCCAAAAACCGCATCCTCCTTACAGGGACTCCAGTGCAGAACAACCTACGAGAGCTGTGGGCTCTCTTTGATTTTGCTTGCCAGGGGGCACTGCTTGGCACTGCCAAAACCTTCCGGATGGAGTATGAAAACCCCATCACCAAGGCCCGGGAGAAGGACGCAACTCCCGGAGAAAAAGCCCTAGGCCTTAAGATCTCTGAGAACCTGATGACCATCATTCAGCCGTATTTCTTGCGGCGAAGTAAAGGCACGATACAGACGCAGAGCTCAGAACGAGAAAGCTGTTCACCCGGAGAGGAGAACAGCACTGCTGTCCTAGAGATGCCGTCTCTCCCGCGGAAAAACGACTTCATTGTGTGGGTTTACCTAGCGCCCATGCAAGAAGAAATCTATAGGAATTTCCTCGACTTGGATCATATCAAGGAGTTGCTCATGACGACTCGTTCCCCGTTGGCTGAGTTGACTGTCTTGAAGAAACTGTGCGATCACCCCAGGCTTCTGTCGGCGCAAGCTTGCATCCAGCTCGGCTTGGAGGTCTCGGGCTACTCTGAGCAAGAGGAAGGGGAAGCTGGGGCCGTTTCTGACATGACCCGGGAAATCAAACACGTGCCCAGTCAGGTTCTGATCGAGGAGTCCGGCAAGTTGAGGTTCCTCTTGGCGCTGCTGGAGAATCTGCGGGAAGAAGGGCACCAAACTCTCGTGTTCTCCCAGTCGAGGAAAATGCTCGATATCATAGAATGCATCTTGACTCATCGGCGTTTTAAGGTGATGCGTATCGACGGGACGGTGACTTGCTTAGCGGAGCGGGAGAAGAGGATTGGCACGTTTCAGAACGACAAAGGCTATTCGGTCTTCCTCCTGACCACGCAGGTTGGCGGTGTTGGACTCACCTTAACTGCCGCTTCCCGTGTGGTGATATTTGATCCCAGCTGGAACCCTGCCACGGATGCCCAAGCTGTCGACCGGGCTTACAGGATCGGGCAGAAGGAGAACGTTGTGATCTACAGGCTCATCACCTGTGGGACGGTGGAGGAGAGGATCTACCGGCGCCAAGTCTTCAAGGACTCACTCATACGGCAGGGCACGGGCGATAAGAAGAATCCCTACAGGTATTTCACCAAGCAGGAGCTGAGGGAACTGTTCACACTGGAAGATACCAGGAGCTCGGTGACGCAACTGCAGCTCCAATCTTTGCACGCCAACCAAAGGAACTCGGACCTGCAGCTGGACGAGCACATTGCGTATCTCCACTCTTTGCACATGTTCGGCATATCGGATCACGACCTGATGTACTCGCGTGAAACGGCTCACGAGGAGCAACCGGAAGACGAGGAGGCCCATCAGTACATCGAGCACAGGGTCCAGAAAGCCCAAGAACTGGTGCAACTGGAGTCTCAGCTCGTAGACGCAAGACAGCAGAAACGCCCATCAAGATGTCTTCCATGTAATTGA